Proteins from one Legionella taurinensis genomic window:
- a CDS encoding acyltransferase: MARVVLTILALALLAACSHPIITPQGKPQQKACTLSCEQKARACNKVCRNNCAQCTAYNFQTAAKNFNHYFHESAVNGQIIKRDLNSYFDPLQCRKTTCNCRGDYVACVQSCGGVVKKRLQAAAVC; the protein is encoded by the coding sequence ATGGCTCGTGTGGTACTGACAATTCTGGCTCTGGCTCTGCTTGCGGCCTGCTCACACCCGATCATTACACCGCAGGGTAAGCCCCAGCAAAAAGCCTGTACGCTGTCCTGTGAGCAGAAAGCCCGTGCCTGCAACAAAGTATGCCGTAATAACTGCGCGCAATGCACCGCCTATAATTTCCAGACAGCCGCAAAGAACTTTAATCATTATTTCCATGAGAGTGCTGTAAATGGTCAAATCATTAAACGGGATTTGAATTCTTACTTTGATCCACTACAATGCCGCAAAACAACGTGCAATTGCCGCGGCGATTATGTGGCCTGCGTGCAATCCTGTGGAGGAGTGGTGAAAAAACGCCTGCAGGCTGCGGCTGTTTGTTAA
- the rimI gene encoding ribosomal protein S18-alanine N-acetyltransferase → MLKVRPMQVSDIDRVYTIELAAHRAPWSRDILRDCVLVGYNCQVLELHESVAQVVAYIICRHSYGVCHILNLCVENSQQGKGYGRFLLEKLLSSLNQSMTTTVMLEVRPSNKIAIALYESLGFKIDTVKKGYYRDENGEEEDALLLKKQLNPEGSCP, encoded by the coding sequence ATGCTTAAAGTACGTCCCATGCAGGTCAGTGATATTGACAGGGTATATACCATCGAGCTCGCAGCGCACCGGGCCCCATGGAGCCGTGATATTCTGAGGGATTGTGTGCTCGTCGGATACAACTGTCAGGTATTGGAATTGCATGAATCCGTGGCGCAGGTTGTGGCTTATATTATTTGCCGGCACAGCTATGGCGTTTGTCATATCTTAAATCTGTGCGTTGAAAATAGCCAACAGGGCAAGGGGTATGGCCGGTTTTTACTCGAAAAGCTGTTGAGTTCGCTTAATCAGTCCATGACGACCACGGTGATGCTGGAAGTCAGGCCCAGCAACAAAATTGCCATTGCACTTTATGAAAGTCTTGGGTTTAAAATCGACACGGTTAAAAAGGGATATTACCGTGACGAAAACGGTGAAGAAGAAGATGCGTTACTGCTTAAAAAACAGCTTAATCCAGAAGGTTCATGCCCTTAG
- the lpdA gene encoding dihydrolipoyl dehydrogenase: protein MSSIKTDVVVLGSGPGGYTAAFRAADLGKKVVLVERFDSLGGVCLNVGCIPSKALLHIAKVADETHELADQGISFGAPKLDNKKMVTWKNSVVGQLTGGLKALAKQRKVEVITGVGQFSGTHEVTVAGKEGNTTISFENAVIAVGSESIKLPFVPEDPRIFSSTGALELSDIKGDLLVLGGGIIGLEMATVYSSLGVKVTVVEFMDQLMPGADADLVTVLQKRMTKKGVTFLLKTKVTAVEAKKDGIYVSMEGEHGTDKPLRFQQVLLSVGRRPNGGTIAAEKAGVAVDERGFIKVDKQMRTNVPHIFAIGDVVGQPMLAHKAIPEGRVAAEVIAGMKHYFDPKCIPSVAYTDPEVAWTGLTEKEAKEKGIAYEKATFPWMASGRALSMGRGEGMTKLLFCPETNRILGAGIVGVNAGDLITEASLAIEMECDVEDIALTIHPHPTLSETIMLSSEAFEGTITDLYLPKKKKK, encoded by the coding sequence ATGAGTTCGATTAAAACTGATGTGGTGGTGCTGGGCAGCGGACCTGGCGGTTATACCGCGGCGTTTCGTGCAGCGGATCTGGGTAAGAAAGTGGTTCTCGTTGAACGTTTTGACAGCTTGGGCGGTGTGTGCCTGAATGTGGGATGCATTCCCTCCAAAGCCCTGCTTCACATTGCCAAAGTGGCTGATGAGACGCATGAACTGGCCGATCAGGGCATCAGTTTCGGTGCGCCCAAGCTCGATAATAAGAAAATGGTCACCTGGAAAAATTCCGTGGTGGGCCAATTGACTGGCGGCCTTAAAGCATTGGCTAAACAGCGCAAGGTCGAGGTTATTACTGGCGTGGGTCAATTCTCCGGGACGCATGAAGTCACTGTCGCCGGGAAAGAGGGCAATACCACCATTTCTTTTGAAAATGCCGTCATTGCTGTGGGCAGTGAGTCCATTAAATTGCCTTTTGTGCCTGAGGATCCACGCATTTTCAGTTCCACAGGGGCTTTGGAATTATCTGACATCAAGGGGGATCTCCTGGTGTTGGGCGGCGGTATTATTGGTCTTGAAATGGCCACGGTTTACTCCTCCCTGGGCGTTAAGGTGACTGTCGTTGAATTTATGGATCAATTGATGCCAGGCGCCGATGCGGATTTAGTCACTGTGCTGCAGAAACGCATGACTAAAAAAGGCGTCACCTTCCTGCTCAAAACCAAGGTGACTGCGGTTGAAGCCAAAAAAGACGGTATTTACGTCAGCATGGAAGGGGAACATGGCACGGACAAACCCCTGCGCTTCCAGCAGGTGCTGCTGTCGGTCGGACGCAGACCCAATGGCGGAACCATCGCTGCTGAAAAAGCCGGTGTTGCGGTGGATGAGCGAGGCTTCATTAAGGTCGATAAGCAAATGCGCACCAATGTCCCCCACATTTTTGCCATTGGCGATGTGGTTGGACAACCCATGCTGGCGCACAAGGCTATCCCGGAAGGGCGGGTGGCTGCAGAAGTCATTGCCGGCATGAAGCACTATTTTGATCCCAAATGCATTCCAAGTGTGGCCTATACCGATCCAGAAGTCGCCTGGACTGGCTTGACTGAAAAAGAAGCCAAAGAGAAAGGCATAGCCTATGAAAAAGCCACGTTTCCCTGGATGGCCAGCGGCCGTGCCTTGAGCATGGGGCGTGGGGAAGGGATGACCAAGCTGTTATTCTGTCCTGAAACCAATCGCATTCTGGGGGCTGGGATCGTCGGGGTCAATGCCGGTGATTTAATTACCGAAGCCTCGTTGGCCATTGAGATGGAATGTGATGTGGAAGACATCGCGTTAACCATTCATCCGCATCCAACCCTGTCTGAGACCATCATGTTATCGTCCGAAGCATTCGAAGGCACGATTACTGATTTGTACCTGCCCAAGAAAAAGAAAAAATAA
- a CDS encoding MFS transporter: MSTTRFAAWIMWATASIFYAYQYILRVMPNIMLEDFTRQFHIDSAVFGQFSGVYYIGYSLMHLPLGILLDRFGPRKVMTGCILLTVAGLMPIIFSEHWIYPVIGRALIGMGSSAAILGIFKIIRMAFDEQRFTRLLSLSVTIGLIGAIYGGGPVSALCDQWGYQAVIKLFCVFGFALALITYFIIPDLQKPNKNKVMSDIKAVVTNRKVITLCLLAGLMVGPLEGFADVWGAAFLQQIYGLSHESSSYITSMIFLGMCFGAPFLSLMGEKSGNYLGVIIGAGLVMFFCFMLMIGGYLTSVSLVASFIAVGVCCAYQILAIYKASTYVPEQIAGLTTAVANMIIMSFGYAFHSTIGMIIQAFGGAKTAQALIYGVGIIPASLGIAILGFLMLSYRERQASSASQSNDVLSA; this comes from the coding sequence ATGTCTACTACACGTTTTGCAGCCTGGATTATGTGGGCCACCGCCTCAATTTTTTATGCTTATCAATACATCCTGCGAGTCATGCCGAACATCATGCTCGAGGATTTTACCCGTCAGTTTCATATCGACAGTGCAGTATTTGGTCAATTTTCAGGCGTTTACTACATTGGCTATTCCCTGATGCATTTACCCTTAGGCATTCTGCTCGACCGCTTCGGGCCGCGTAAAGTAATGACTGGATGTATACTGCTCACCGTCGCCGGACTCATGCCTATTATTTTTTCAGAGCACTGGATATACCCTGTCATTGGCCGGGCATTAATCGGCATGGGTTCTTCAGCGGCCATCCTCGGTATTTTTAAAATCATTCGTATGGCCTTTGACGAACAACGTTTCACCCGATTGCTGAGCCTGTCTGTGACCATTGGTTTGATCGGTGCGATTTATGGCGGCGGGCCAGTCAGCGCCCTTTGTGATCAGTGGGGCTATCAGGCCGTGATTAAACTGTTCTGTGTGTTTGGTTTTGCTCTGGCATTGATAACCTATTTTATTATCCCTGATCTGCAAAAACCGAATAAAAACAAGGTCATGTCGGATATCAAAGCCGTCGTTACCAACAGGAAAGTAATCACCTTATGCCTGCTCGCAGGGCTCATGGTCGGGCCGCTGGAAGGATTCGCCGATGTCTGGGGTGCTGCCTTCCTGCAACAGATTTATGGCTTAAGCCATGAAAGCTCAAGCTACATCACCTCCATGATTTTTTTAGGCATGTGCTTTGGAGCGCCCTTTTTGAGTTTAATGGGTGAAAAGAGCGGTAATTACCTGGGTGTGATCATTGGCGCAGGCCTGGTGATGTTTTTTTGTTTTATGCTGATGATTGGCGGTTACCTCACCTCCGTCAGTCTGGTGGCCAGTTTTATTGCCGTTGGCGTTTGCTGCGCCTACCAGATCCTGGCGATTTATAAGGCATCCACCTATGTCCCCGAACAGATTGCCGGCTTAACGACGGCCGTCGCCAATATGATCATCATGAGTTTTGGTTATGCCTTTCATTCAACCATCGGCATGATCATTCAGGCTTTTGGCGGCGCCAAAACAGCGCAGGCCCTGATTTACGGCGTGGGGATTATCCCGGCGAGTCTGGGGATTGCCATTCTGGGCTTTTTGATGCTTTCATACCGTGAACGCCAGGCCTCGTCGGCTTCGCAAAGCAACGACGTGTTATCCGCCTGA
- a CDS encoding ATP-binding protein gives MRWLKNTLTLIYSYLVRQTEEASHQITLFGIVMMINYPLFGVFWKLESFQLTEEFFLRLIATTLCALLAFNKFWPASLLRILPVFWYVTLLFCLPFFFCYLTLLNHGTTLWLMNCVSAIFFLLLVTSALGALILLLLGVGLAFFCFFQLSTNVFEYIPGNLSVFGLTITYSAAILIGALFARDREIIQAGRLSGLRLLAGSIAHDLRTPLASIHLQAELQELLLAKLNNPEIQKDMKENLNKITRGIEMGNQLISMQLNNIKREKFDTSAFAIHPVAVLLKKTLEDYPLKDEQKALIHCDYDHNFQVWIEEVAFKNLIWNLLKNSFEYIDESGKGQIFIWLEKGGEKDDFNYLHVKDTAKGLYTKNTEKIFDFFYSDRKDGTGVGLAYCKLLMQAAGGDIQCKGKMNEFAHFIVKFPKID, from the coding sequence ATGCGGTGGTTAAAAAACACACTCACCCTTATTTACTCCTATCTGGTCAGGCAAACGGAAGAAGCCAGTCATCAGATCACCTTGTTTGGTATCGTGATGATGATCAACTACCCGCTTTTTGGGGTGTTTTGGAAGCTTGAGAGTTTTCAGCTGACGGAGGAGTTTTTTTTGCGCTTGATTGCTACGACGCTGTGCGCATTATTAGCCTTCAATAAATTCTGGCCTGCTTCATTATTAAGAATTCTACCCGTATTCTGGTACGTGACCCTGCTTTTCTGCCTCCCCTTTTTCTTTTGCTATCTGACCTTATTGAATCATGGAACAACCCTTTGGCTGATGAACTGTGTCTCGGCTATTTTTTTCCTATTGCTGGTAACCAGTGCTTTGGGTGCACTAATTCTGCTGCTTTTAGGGGTGGGGTTGGCTTTTTTCTGCTTCTTTCAACTCTCTACAAATGTGTTTGAGTATATACCGGGTAATTTATCGGTCTTTGGTTTGACCATTACCTATTCTGCAGCAATCCTTATTGGCGCGCTGTTTGCCCGTGACAGGGAAATTATTCAGGCAGGAAGGTTATCCGGTCTTCGCTTGCTGGCAGGGAGTATTGCCCATGACCTGCGCACCCCATTGGCCAGTATTCATTTGCAGGCGGAACTGCAGGAGTTGCTGCTCGCCAAGTTGAATAATCCCGAAATTCAAAAAGACATGAAGGAAAACCTCAACAAGATTACTCGCGGTATCGAGATGGGCAATCAGCTAATCAGTATGCAGCTTAATAATATTAAACGGGAGAAGTTTGATACAAGCGCTTTCGCTATCCACCCTGTGGCCGTTTTGCTTAAAAAAACGCTGGAGGACTATCCTCTCAAGGACGAGCAAAAGGCATTGATTCATTGCGATTACGATCATAATTTTCAGGTTTGGATAGAGGAAGTGGCTTTTAAAAACCTTATCTGGAACCTGTTAAAAAATAGCTTTGAATACATTGACGAATCCGGTAAAGGCCAGATTTTCATCTGGTTGGAGAAAGGAGGCGAGAAGGATGATTTTAATTACCTGCACGTAAAGGATACGGCAAAAGGGTTATACACCAAGAATACGGAAAAAATCTTTGATTTTTTTTACTCCGATCGCAAAGACGGGACCGGAGTCGGGTTGGCCTATTGTAAATTACTGATGCAGGCTGCGGGAGGAGACATTCAATGTAAAGGAAAAATGAATGAATTTGCCCATTTTATTGTTAAATTCCCTAAAATTGACTAA
- the aceF gene encoding dihydrolipoyllysine-residue acetyltransferase encodes MADEMKVKVPDIGGASGVDVIEVLVKPGDNIAVDTPLITLESDKASMEIPSPSAGKVVELLVKVGDKISEGDVILALSTESKPETEQQTPTEASEPPARTESPKPTQSPSTETVSQSQEITIPDIGGATDVDVIEVMVSAGDTVKKDQALITLEGDKATMDIPSPFDGEIEKLALKVGDKVSQGSVILTMKTTQAVPVSAPSEKAQPTPPVATQTGEATKPAPAASAPMPLPAAANNAALAAGPAVRRMAREFGVNLSEVAGSGRKNRITKEDVQQYIKSRLNDKPAAGAGGFSLPQAPIIDFSKFGAIETQPLNKIKRLTGQNVHRAWITIPHVTQFDEADITDLEAFRKEESERASQNGYKLTILAFVAKAVTKALMAFPQFNASLDASGENLIYKKYFNIGIAVETPNGLVVPVIRQVDQLQVSDIAREMAAISKKARDKGLMPADMSGGCFTISSLGGIGGTAFTPIVNSPEVAILGLSRSSIKPIHVAGEFKPRLMLPLSLSYDHRVIDGAEAARFTRYLADLLGDIRRILL; translated from the coding sequence ATGGCAGATGAGATGAAAGTGAAAGTTCCTGATATCGGTGGCGCGAGTGGTGTCGATGTCATTGAAGTACTCGTAAAACCCGGTGACAACATTGCGGTGGATACGCCATTGATCACCCTGGAATCGGATAAAGCCAGCATGGAAATTCCTTCTCCGAGTGCAGGAAAAGTGGTGGAATTGCTGGTGAAAGTGGGCGATAAGATCTCGGAGGGGGATGTTATTCTTGCCTTGTCAACAGAGAGTAAACCTGAGACAGAACAACAAACGCCGACAGAGGCCAGCGAGCCGCCTGCCAGGACAGAAAGCCCGAAGCCGACTCAATCCCCCTCGACTGAAACTGTTTCGCAATCGCAAGAAATCACCATTCCCGACATTGGCGGCGCTACGGATGTTGATGTGATTGAGGTAATGGTCAGTGCGGGTGATACCGTTAAAAAAGATCAGGCGCTGATTACCCTTGAAGGCGATAAAGCGACGATGGATATTCCCTCGCCCTTTGACGGAGAAATTGAAAAGCTCGCCCTCAAAGTCGGGGATAAAGTGTCGCAGGGCAGCGTAATTCTGACCATGAAAACGACACAGGCAGTACCGGTTTCTGCGCCCTCCGAAAAAGCGCAACCCACACCCCCTGTTGCAACCCAAACCGGGGAAGCAACAAAACCGGCACCGGCAGCCAGTGCTCCCATGCCGTTGCCTGCTGCTGCCAACAATGCGGCGCTTGCCGCCGGCCCCGCTGTGCGACGTATGGCCAGGGAGTTTGGTGTCAATTTAAGTGAGGTGGCCGGCAGTGGGCGTAAAAACCGGATCACCAAAGAGGATGTTCAGCAGTACATCAAATCACGCTTAAATGACAAGCCGGCAGCCGGTGCGGGCGGTTTTTCGCTGCCCCAGGCGCCGATCATCGACTTCAGTAAATTTGGCGCGATTGAAACCCAACCATTGAATAAAATCAAGCGATTAACCGGCCAAAACGTCCATCGCGCCTGGATTACCATTCCCCATGTGACGCAATTTGATGAAGCGGATATTACCGATCTTGAAGCGTTTCGAAAGGAAGAGTCGGAGCGTGCCTCACAAAACGGTTACAAACTGACCATCCTTGCGTTCGTTGCCAAAGCCGTGACCAAGGCATTGATGGCCTTTCCTCAATTTAATGCGTCGCTGGATGCCAGTGGTGAGAACCTGATTTACAAAAAATATTTCAATATCGGTATTGCGGTTGAAACCCCGAATGGTCTGGTGGTTCCTGTCATTCGCCAGGTGGACCAGTTGCAGGTGAGCGACATCGCCCGCGAGATGGCGGCAATCAGCAAAAAAGCCCGCGACAAAGGGTTAATGCCGGCGGACATGAGTGGCGGCTGCTTTACCATTTCCAGTTTGGGAGGGATTGGCGGTACCGCGTTTACACCCATTGTCAATAGTCCTGAAGTGGCTATCCTGGGCTTGTCGCGTTCCAGCATCAAACCGATCCATGTGGCTGGTGAATTTAAACCACGATTGATGCTTCCCTTGTCCTTGTCCTATGATCATCGTGTCATTGACGGCGCGGAAGCCGCACGGTTTACCCGATACCTGGCTGATTTACTGGGCGATATTCGTCGAATTTTACTGTAA
- a CDS encoding iron-containing redox enzyme family protein has protein sequence MPNNNSIATPASLQEFLAHSDSMYRASLDTIPLFDSNQTQHWNTQQKQHFAAIFYHLRGHFINFMWYLANFSSNEQMKQVVLNNIHEEIGIGTRFSHELLYERFATECQVNIHEEMLSEAFYLPFAREFNKKHLQWLTCHSEEERIAAFAAYERLDNLDYPLLVNLAKSLHISQQGMAFFNVHVHVTHFDSVLDLLFPIWETDQSKVKNAFEFIYTHQRQMWSNLSDAIFSVARSEAVVA, from the coding sequence AATGTATCGCGCTTCCCTGGATACTATTCCCTTATTTGACTCCAACCAAACGCAACATTGGAATACGCAACAAAAGCAGCATTTTGCGGCCATCTTTTACCATTTGCGGGGTCATTTTATTAATTTTATGTGGTACTTGGCCAATTTTTCATCCAACGAGCAAATGAAGCAGGTTGTATTGAATAATATCCATGAAGAAATAGGCATTGGCACCCGTTTTTCTCATGAACTGCTTTATGAGCGTTTCGCCACGGAGTGCCAGGTCAATATTCATGAGGAAATGCTTTCGGAAGCCTTCTATCTGCCCTTTGCCCGTGAATTCAACAAAAAACATTTACAATGGCTTACCTGCCATAGCGAAGAAGAGCGTATCGCTGCTTTTGCCGCTTACGAACGCCTTGATAACCTGGATTACCCTCTTTTGGTCAATCTGGCTAAATCACTGCACATTTCACAACAAGGCATGGCCTTTTTTAACGTCCATGTCCATGTGACCCATTTTGATTCGGTGCTCGATTTATTATTCCCCATATGGGAAACTGATCAGAGTAAAGTAAAAAACGCGTTTGAATTTATTTATACTCATCAGCGGCAGATGTGGTCAAACTTGTCAGACGCCATCTTTTCAGTGGCGCGTTCTGAAGCGGTTGTTGCTTAG
- the aceE gene encoding pyruvate dehydrogenase (acetyl-transferring), homodimeric type, translating to MSQEKINDIDPIETREWLDALQAVLLNDGNERAAYILQELVSKAGTEGVRLRDAVHTPYRNTIRPDEEKQMPPDEGVGKRINALIRWNAVAMVLRAGKYAPELGGHIASYASSSTLYETGFNYFFKGPNATPHGGDLIYIQGHSSPGIYARAFLEGRLNESQLANFRQEVEADGLSSYPHPWLMSDFWQFPTVSMGLGPLQAIYQARFLKYLENRGLIKSEGRKVWAFLGDGEMDEPESVGALSIAAREKLDNLIFVVNCNLQRLDGPVRGNGKIIQELEGVFRGAGWNVIKVIWGGRWDPLFARDKTGIMQKRMEECVDGDYQAYKANNGAYVREHFFGQYPELKKMVENLSDDEIWRLNRGGHDAQKVYAAYAQAVEHQGSPTVILAKTIKGYGMGAAGEGQNITHQQKKMTIEQLRAFRDRFSIPISDDKITEIPFYRPAADSPEVKYLQKQREMLGGYLPSRSQAFESLPIPELSAFTSVTQSTGDREISTTMAFVRILSVLLKDKVLGNRIVPIVPDECRTFGMEGLFRQIGIYSPVGQLYTPVDHEQVMYYREARDGQILEEGINEAGAFCSWIAAATSYSSNKLPMIPFYIYYSMFGFQRIGDLAWAAGDMQARGFLLGGTAGRTTLAGEGLQHQDGHSHLMAGTIPNCIAYDPTYAYELAVIIQHGLHRMYQKQENVFYYITVMNENYTHPDMPANVEEGIIKGMYLLQQSKKKGKLHVQLMGSGTILREVIKAADLLKEDFGVTADIWSVTSFNELRRDGLAVERHNRMNPEAKPQQSYVQEQLSGRQGPVIAATDYMRLYADQIRPYVPGRYVVLGTDGYGRSDTRERLRHFFEVDAKFIVLAALEALVAEGEMKPASMAEAIKRYGINSDKPDPVTV from the coding sequence ATGTCCCAAGAAAAGATAAACGATATAGATCCTATTGAAACACGTGAATGGCTGGATGCCTTGCAAGCGGTATTGCTGAATGATGGAAATGAACGTGCGGCCTACATTCTCCAGGAGCTGGTTAGCAAAGCCGGCACGGAGGGTGTAAGATTACGTGATGCCGTTCATACGCCTTATCGCAATACCATCAGACCGGATGAAGAAAAACAAATGCCTCCCGATGAAGGCGTGGGTAAACGCATCAATGCTCTGATTCGCTGGAATGCCGTCGCCATGGTGTTGCGCGCCGGGAAATACGCGCCGGAGCTGGGCGGCCATATTGCATCGTATGCCTCCTCATCCACCCTGTACGAAACAGGCTTCAATTATTTCTTTAAAGGCCCTAATGCCACACCGCATGGCGGCGACCTGATTTATATTCAAGGCCATTCGTCACCCGGAATTTATGCGCGGGCCTTTCTTGAAGGCCGCTTAAATGAAAGCCAACTGGCCAATTTCCGCCAGGAAGTGGAGGCTGACGGTCTGTCTTCCTATCCCCACCCCTGGTTAATGAGCGATTTCTGGCAATTCCCCACCGTGTCCATGGGATTAGGCCCTTTGCAGGCCATTTACCAGGCGCGTTTCTTAAAATACCTTGAAAACCGCGGTCTGATAAAATCAGAGGGACGAAAAGTCTGGGCCTTTTTAGGCGATGGTGAAATGGATGAACCCGAGTCCGTCGGAGCCTTGTCCATTGCCGCCCGTGAAAAACTCGATAACCTGATTTTTGTCGTGAACTGCAACCTGCAGCGTCTGGATGGGCCTGTTCGTGGCAACGGCAAAATAATTCAGGAACTGGAAGGGGTGTTCCGCGGTGCCGGCTGGAATGTCATTAAAGTCATTTGGGGCGGCCGCTGGGATCCCTTATTTGCCCGCGACAAGACAGGCATCATGCAAAAACGCATGGAAGAGTGCGTTGACGGGGATTATCAGGCTTATAAAGCCAATAACGGCGCTTATGTCCGTGAACATTTTTTTGGCCAATATCCCGAATTGAAAAAGATGGTGGAGAATCTGTCGGATGATGAAATCTGGCGGCTTAACCGGGGCGGTCATGATGCACAAAAAGTCTATGCGGCTTATGCCCAGGCGGTCGAACACCAGGGTTCTCCTACGGTGATTCTGGCAAAAACCATTAAAGGCTATGGCATGGGTGCGGCTGGCGAAGGGCAGAACATTACCCACCAGCAGAAAAAAATGACCATTGAACAATTACGGGCTTTCCGTGATCGTTTCAGCATCCCCATCAGCGATGACAAAATCACCGAAATTCCTTTTTATCGCCCGGCGGCCGACAGTCCCGAAGTGAAATACCTGCAAAAGCAGCGTGAAATGCTGGGTGGTTATCTGCCGTCGCGAAGCCAGGCTTTCGAATCCTTACCTATTCCGGAACTGTCTGCTTTTACATCTGTGACGCAGAGCACGGGGGATCGCGAAATTTCGACCACCATGGCCTTTGTCCGTATTCTTTCAGTTTTATTGAAGGATAAAGTCCTGGGCAATCGTATCGTCCCCATTGTGCCTGATGAATGCCGAACCTTCGGCATGGAGGGTTTATTCCGTCAAATCGGTATTTATTCACCAGTTGGACAGCTGTATACGCCGGTGGATCATGAGCAGGTGATGTATTACCGCGAAGCCCGTGACGGTCAGATTTTGGAAGAGGGCATTAACGAAGCGGGCGCTTTCTGCTCCTGGATTGCGGCAGCGACGTCCTACAGTTCCAACAAACTGCCCATGATTCCCTTCTACATTTACTATTCCATGTTTGGCTTTCAGCGCATTGGCGATTTGGCCTGGGCGGCGGGCGATATGCAGGCCCGAGGCTTTTTACTGGGTGGTACCGCGGGACGCACGACCCTGGCCGGCGAGGGATTGCAGCATCAGGACGGGCACAGCCATTTAATGGCGGGAACCATTCCGAACTGCATTGCCTATGATCCTACCTATGCCTATGAATTGGCCGTGATCATTCAGCATGGTCTTCACCGCATGTATCAAAAGCAGGAAAACGTCTTTTATTACATCACGGTCATGAATGAAAATTACACCCATCCGGATATGCCGGCCAATGTCGAAGAAGGCATTATCAAAGGCATGTACCTTCTCCAGCAAAGCAAGAAAAAGGGCAAACTGCATGTTCAGTTAATGGGAAGCGGCACCATTTTAAGGGAAGTCATTAAGGCTGCCGACCTGCTCAAAGAGGATTTTGGCGTCACTGCCGACATCTGGAGCGTCACTAGCTTTAATGAATTACGCCGTGACGGGCTTGCGGTTGAACGCCACAATCGCATGAATCCTGAAGCCAAGCCTCAGCAATCGTATGTTCAGGAGCAGTTAAGCGGACGTCAGGGACCTGTCATTGCAGCAACCGATTACATGCGCCTGTACGCGGATCAAATCAGACCTTATGTTCCCGGCCGTTATGTGGTACTGGGAACCGATGGTTATGGGCGAAGCGATACCCGCGAACGGTTGCGTCATTTCTTTGAGGTTGATGCCAAATTTATTGTCCTCGCGGCGCTTGAAGCCCTGGTTGCCGAAGGGGAAATGAAACCCGCAAGCATGGCAGAGGCCATTAAGCGTTACGGCATCAATTCCGACAAACCGGATCCTGTAACCGTTTAA